In Tenrec ecaudatus isolate mTenEca1 chromosome 9, mTenEca1.hap1, whole genome shotgun sequence, the DNA window CGGAGGGTGTGCCCCCGGAACCTTGTAGGAATGTTTCTGGTGCGTGGATGTAGGGTGCCctggagtccattgtgactcagcAACGCCACAAGCAGCGGAACGGGGACACTGCCCGTCCAGGTCCCCCTCACCGTGGCTGTCAGGCTTGGGCTCACCCCTCAGAATTCCATGAGGAGCTTATCACGACCGATAAACGAGCTGCTGTCCTCCCCTCGTCCCACAACACTACCCGAAGAGAGGAGCACTCCAAGGCCAGGTCCACAGCCGTCTCCCGGACCTACCCACTCCTCGTCCTCTGCGCCGTCTCCCTGCTCGCGGGCCTCCGCAGTGGCCCCTTCTGAAGACTTCTGGGCCATGATGTTGTCTGTCCAGGAAGTGCCTGTCTTTCCATCCCCAGCAAAATTACATCTGGTCACGGTTCCTGCCTCCAGTTTGGCTAATGACTCTGAAAGAAGAAGAGAAGCTGAATGGCCTTCTGCCTTGCGTGGGAAACACTGCGGGGAAGGGGAGGGCTTCGTCTGGGGTGGGGGGTCCTGTGGGACTCGATTCAGCCTTTGTCCTCTGTACTGTCTCGGCCAGGGTGTGGTGAGGGAGTCTctgagtggttctcagccttcctaatgccgcgacccttttgtacagttcatgttgtggggacccccctaaccagaaaattattttcattgctacttcatatctgtcattttgctactgttataaattggacaacccctgtgaaagggtcatttgaaccccaaaggggtcacgacccacaggttgagaaccactgcactagattaCTAGGCTATAAGGCTGCTCACAAGAACCATGGGCTTGGACAACACTCTGGAATCCAGGGCATCCAGGCCAAGACCCCAAAGGCATGTGTccaggaattttaaaataaatatcaagTGACTTGGGGCCCACCGAGACTGGACTAGCCAGTGGCCATGAGCTCCGAGGAAAGGCTCAGGAAGGGGACCAGGAGTCCTCAACTCCCACACAAGAAGTTATGTCAGCAGGAAGGCTGTACTGCTAACCCAGGAAGGGGCCATCTCCCCGCGTTTTCAGCCGTAACCCGGCCCCCAGCTCGAGCTCCATCACTTCCATCTGTGCCTCGGGCATCCAGAAGGCCACGGTCTGGTCTGGGGTGAGGCTCGCCGTCAGTGCCAGCAGCTCTGGCTTATTGACCAGCTCCTTCAGCGCCTCGGGGGTGAGCCTGTCCGTGTCCCCCTTGGCTTCTACCTCTGCAGATAGACAGCATTGGATGGGTTATTATCGATTCacttacagaaacaaaaacacacactcactgccatcgaattaagCTTGGCTCAAagctaccctgcaggacaggggagacctgctcctgtggcttccTGGGGCTGTGAatcttacaagagcagaaagcctcagttttctccttcggagtgactggtgggtttgaactgctggacttgtggttaagtagcccaaggcataatccactatgtcaccaagacTCCTGAAGTTCTTACAAAGGGCTTATgtttaccttttctttcttctttttttcccctttacgtttcttttgatttctgttcctgagaatatgagggtaagtcaaaaagcatgGCTAGAAAGTCATAGAAAATGTTCTTCAAGAGAAACATCAAATCGCGAAGCTACCGTTTTCTCAGTATGTCGTCCACACTTAGGTCCACCCTCTTCGGAAGGTGGCGCTTCCATCTCCCAGACATTCTGCATTCTCTGATTTACACCAGGGCAAAATGGCAGCTTTGGCCTTCTTGGGGTCTCAAATCATTCTtctttgaaatatccttttgagtttgggaaacaaaaggaCGCCTGAAGGGGCCAGACCAGGGGTAGGGCCATGGGTAGATGGGGTAAGGCACCCCAATGAGATTTTCACAAGCCATTCTGCTACCCTCAAAGACGGAGCAGCTGCACAGCTGATGGGTAAAATTACCCCTTGGTCCAACTTccttggccttttcctcaccactgtggttttcaattttctgaaatcCTCCTCAAAATAAGTTCCGCAATCACCAGGTCTGAGAAAATCTACCAATATGACCTCTTTGGAATCCAAAAATTTCGGCACTAGAACTTCTcagctgatctctctgccttcatttcacTGGCCCCGCAGCTCCCTCAGAAGCCACCGTTTCGATTGGCGCACGCCGCTCGCTCGGGACTGGACTGGCAGCGGCAAGGCTCGTCCTCAGGAGCTTCAGCTTTGTTGGAAAGATCAGCCCTTCGAGCCAGCCCATCTTCATGCAGTGCTTTTAGAAACCGTTCAACCCAAAGCTTGATCACTTACCACTGAAAACGCTGAGCCAGTGAGAGCTCAACTCCAAGAGCTACCTTAACAATGGTCATCCTATAGTCTTCGACCAGTGTCTGCTCTTCGGACGCTGTTTCTTCATTCACCGGGTTGACTGTCTTCCCTCTTGGGGTTCATTTCGTAAATTTTTCCAGCATTCCTCAAAATTCTTGGTGcttctaaaaactattgttttaCGTAGGACAGCCTATCTATGTTACGAAGCTTCGGTGATTTTAGAAGATGTTCATCTAAGTTTTGCTAAAAATCTTATattagccctgacctcaaaatGGTTTTTCCTGACATAGAAGTATGCCTTTTGCTGAAGGTACCTCACGAAACTAAGACGATATTACTACGAGAActtatctgccaccagtcatcagTCATTGctcgtatgaactggaaccccaaccagcaattcagtgacattgattacattcttcaagttgtggcgCCATGCCCGGCCTCCTTTTCCCCAAGTGTCCCTTCTGCATcaccataaactcactgcccgccCCCATGCTTCTTGTCTAATCCACAAGAGTAGCTGTTGTCAATTTAATACCctatagatcagcagttctcaacttgtgggtcgcgaccccctgggggtcgaatgaccctttcacaggggtatcccaattataacagtagcaaaattacatttttccataattatgaagtagcaatgaaaacatggCTGGaggtcacctcaacatgaggaactgtatgaaagggtcatggcagtaggaaggttgagaaccactgatctagattgATCTTGACTGATCAGACTGCTCAAAACAGTCTTCACTAAAAAACTTTCGGGGATACCTATGTTTGGTTTCAGGTttcaagatgatctcagggccctgggctcaggggttcatctagcctccatggctccagaaagtctggagtccctgagaatttgaacttctgatccATATAATCCCTGTTTAGATCAGGATTCCTGTAGTGTCTTTGAGGAATCAGCTGTTCGGTAATGGTCGCTGTGCACGCTccagttctggtctcatggcaaagggggCAGTTGTTCATGGAGTTAGCCAGCTACcccttccattcctcctcctatgcccgactctcctcctccctctgctaCTCCCACAGAGCGTCTTTTGTGACTGAGTGCTCTAGATGCCTTGCCTCAGTCACCCCTCACAGACTGCACAGCAGGCCTGTGGGTACTCATGAATCTGAGCTTAGAGAAAATTACTTCATTGCCCTGCGCCtgaaaaggagggagaaaatgtgcCTGTTTGACAGGACTGACAGCAGCTGTAAACGAAATGAGGCCTGTAAAGCATGTGTCAGCACAGTATCTTCCTGACCAGTAAATCTCAGTGAGGGTTACTCCATCTTTAAGATTCCCatgttacagatgagaaaacctgTGCTCAGAGAAGTTAAGTTACTGCTCTAAGATCACACAACGAGTCAGTCTCCAAACTCACTACAGAATTCTGCCTTCCTCCTGAAACAATGGAGGCCAGGCAGGGATCTCTCCAGATCCTGAGTCTTACTGCTTTGGGGAGAGGTAGGGAGGATCTGCTGAAGCAGGAACAAACTTTAGTGGTCTCCAGATGCTCTACGGATCCCCTCTtactggaagcttctcctgacttacaTGGTTACAAGGGCGGAAGAACCCCAAAGCAGCAGGTCaggcagcaggctgctggctcgcagggttttgggggttgttgttattgttaggtgttctCGAGCcggctccgactcacagtgaccttatgtaccaTAGAACGGAACGCGGCCCCGTCCTGGACCAGCCTCACAATAGCTGCtaaggttgagcccattgttgctgccactgtgttaattcatctcactgagggtcttctttttcactgacaccactttaccaagtacgatACTCTCCTCTTGGGGCTATtgtctcctcataacatgtccaaagtacacaagataaAAGTCTAGACATCGTCCCTTCTACAGAGCATCCTGgttttacttctttcaagacaatttgatttgttcttctggaagtccatggtatagtcaatatgTTTGCCAATGCCATGATTCAAAATGGAAGCTAACAAATCCCAAAATCGGCAAGTCAGATgaaaggctgctggctcaagtccccAGACCAGGAGGTCAGAGGATGACAAATCAGATACAGGATCAAGAAAGGGTAGGCTTTGCCAAAACATCTACAGCTGTTGGATGCAGGCCATTCCCACAAGGGAATAAATGCCTCTTCCAATGGATTGACcactcacatcagatcacaaaatggagactgTTTACTTAGTGTTTATCAAACCACTAAGAAGCATGACCTAAACAGATGGACACAACCAGTTAAGAGTCCAGAGCCAGGTCATGGGTGGTCTTGTAGCCTGTAGGAGAAGATGGAAGGGAAATAGAAAGCTAGACAGGACCCTGGTCCCAAGGTAGCTTCAAGGCTAACCATCCTGGGAAGATATTATCTAGGGGCTGAGAGGTTCAGGGGCCAAGGAAGAACGCCCTGTGGGAGGGCCCTGAGGGAGAAGGGTGGAAGGATACCTACTGTATGATGACATGAGGAAGCCCGTGTTCACCTTCTTTGTAGCGCTGAAGTTGGGTTCAAGTTCATTTCCCTTGGGGTCAAATTTGCGGCGGTGGATGCTGCTGGGCTGGACATACAACACGTAGTAGCGTTCCTGTGGTCCGGCAGAGAGAGAATGAGGA includes these proteins:
- the LOC142456745 gene encoding arpin-like, translating into MGVAQEARSQRAGPAGMELGSFKSRPGAPERSRALPGPAAPARRVSATLRPAPLLPGAGSRLGPPGAAMSRIYQDGALRNKAVRSARLPAAWDPGAHQGGNGVLLEGELVDVSRHSILDTHGRKERYYVLYVQPSSIHRRKFDPKGNELEPNFSATKKVNTGFLMSSYKVEAKGDTDRLTPEALKELVNKPELLALTASLTPDQTVAFWMPEAQMEVMELELGAGLRLKTRGDGPFLESLAKLEAGTVTRCNFAGDGKTGTSWTDNIMAQKSSEGATAEAREQGDGAEDEEWDA